One Natronincola ferrireducens DNA segment encodes these proteins:
- a CDS encoding spore germination protein, giving the protein MGFWKKLFGQKQKKQKLGNIKTNKSLEKNLKLFKEKFLKDCDDVIYREFTIGKEDTYKAAVVWVDGMVDKQLINNYIIESLMIDSRLAPPEPKTFKNSIVNLIKNKTLAVSEISEVDTIEDALVNILSGETAFLLDDYEKIIIIPSRGWEGRGISEPQTEAVIRGPRDGFTETMRFNTSLIRRRIRDHRMKIKNYRVGTRSQTDIAVMYMEDIVNKEVLKELDKRLNNVDIDAILDSGQLEELIEDKWISIFPQIQNTERPDTAASAIFHGRIVLVVDNTPFALIIPTTFNALIQSAEDYYERWDIATVIRILRYFCVFLALFAPALYVGVTSFHPQMIPTDLALAVAATRLAVPFPAIVEALIMEVTIEILREAGIRLPGAIGSTIGIVGGLVIGQAAVEAGIVGPLMVITVAITAIASFAIPSYNLSIAFRLLRFGILFAAAAFGLYGIMLAALLILIHLCSLKSFGMPYLSPFISFIGDSSDLKDTVVRVPHIAMNKRDVNSPKDEKIRLDDHQEEDFNREDNIEEKK; this is encoded by the coding sequence ATGGGATTTTGGAAGAAGCTATTTGGTCAAAAACAAAAAAAACAAAAACTAGGGAATATAAAAACCAACAAAAGTCTTGAAAAAAACCTGAAGCTTTTTAAAGAGAAGTTTTTAAAGGACTGTGACGATGTGATCTATAGGGAATTTACTATAGGAAAGGAGGATACCTATAAAGCGGCTGTTGTGTGGGTTGATGGTATGGTGGATAAGCAATTAATCAACAATTATATCATCGAGAGCTTAATGATCGACTCTCGATTGGCACCACCAGAGCCTAAAACCTTCAAAAACAGCATCGTAAATCTAATTAAAAATAAAACCTTAGCCGTCTCGGAAATTAGCGAAGTGGATACCATTGAAGATGCCTTAGTAAATATATTGAGTGGAGAAACTGCTTTTCTATTGGATGATTACGAAAAAATTATTATTATCCCCTCTAGGGGCTGGGAAGGCAGGGGAATTTCTGAGCCACAGACAGAAGCTGTTATACGGGGACCGAGGGATGGCTTTACAGAAACCATGAGATTTAACACCTCTTTAATCCGGCGAAGGATACGAGATCATCGGATGAAGATAAAAAACTATCGAGTGGGTACAAGATCCCAGACGGATATAGCTGTCATGTATATGGAGGATATTGTAAACAAAGAAGTTTTAAAGGAACTAGATAAAAGACTGAACAATGTGGATATAGATGCTATATTAGACAGTGGTCAACTGGAAGAATTAATTGAGGATAAATGGATATCTATTTTTCCTCAAATTCAAAATACTGAGCGTCCAGATACGGCGGCATCGGCAATTTTTCATGGCAGGATTGTTCTAGTGGTAGATAATACCCCTTTTGCCCTCATTATACCTACCACCTTCAATGCTTTAATCCAGTCGGCGGAGGACTATTATGAGCGGTGGGATATCGCTACAGTAATTAGAATATTAAGGTATTTTTGTGTGTTCCTAGCCCTTTTTGCCCCTGCCCTCTATGTAGGTGTCACTTCCTTTCATCCCCAGATGATTCCTACAGACCTAGCCCTTGCCGTAGCCGCAACTAGATTAGCAGTTCCCTTTCCAGCCATTGTGGAGGCTTTAATTATGGAGGTCACCATTGAAATTCTAAGGGAAGCTGGAATTAGATTACCTGGAGCCATTGGATCTACCATTGGAATTGTTGGTGGTTTGGTTATTGGACAGGCAGCAGTGGAGGCTGGGATTGTTGGACCTTTGATGGTTATCACAGTGGCCATTACAGCAATAGCATCCTTTGCCATCCCCAGCTATAATTTATCTATTGCCTTTAGATTGCTTCGGTTCGGTATTTTATTTGCAGCGGCGGCCTTTGGTCTTTACGGTATTATGCTGGCAGCTCTATTGATCCTTATACACCTGTGTAGTTTAAAAAGCTTTGGTATGCCTTATCTATCTCCCTTTATTAGCTTTATTGGAGATTCCTCTGATTTAAAGGATACTGTCGTAAGGGTGCCCCATATTGCCATGAACAAGCGGGATGTAAATTCCCCTAAAGATGAAAAGATCCGGTTGGATGATCATCAGGAGGAGGATTTTAATAGGGAGGACAATATAGAAGAGAAGAAATAA
- a CDS encoding CLC_0170 family protein gives MQQFLIRLKDIYDGYMLVLMVFIGLFLLLRDVPLLRKKKLKRDVKIAKALGYVYVVGGITLFIALRIYRP, from the coding sequence TTGCAACAATTTTTAATAAGATTAAAGGATATTTATGACGGCTATATGCTGGTACTAATGGTGTTTATAGGGTTGTTTTTATTATTGAGGGATGTTCCACTTTTGAGAAAAAAGAAGCTTAAAAGGGATGTAAAAATTGCAAAAGCTCTAGGTTATGTTTACGTTGTTGGAGGTATTACTCTATTTATAGCCTTAAGGATTTATAGACCATAG
- a CDS encoding nucleotidyltransferase family protein, giving the protein MKAIILAGEGKKDRGNFHQEKALAPIKGIPMIQYIIKALRTSDFIDTILVIGNIDTLQERIDKDVDILVQQEASMMDNLLKALGYFKGEEEILIVTCDIPLINRDVVDNFIHTALALKVDIAYPIVEKSLCQKFYPQVKRTYVHLKDGSFTGGNMILLAPTVLNKIQQTARLMIENRKKPISMCRVLGFPFIIALLMRRLTILGLEGYIQKKFHIRAKTIISQDPEIANDIDKLEDILILEKYL; this is encoded by the coding sequence ATGAAGGCTATTATATTAGCAGGAGAAGGAAAAAAAGACAGGGGAAACTTTCACCAAGAAAAGGCCCTTGCCCCTATAAAGGGAATCCCTATGATTCAATATATTATTAAAGCCTTAAGGACCAGTGATTTTATTGATACTATTTTGGTTATTGGTAATATAGACACCCTTCAAGAGAGGATTGATAAGGATGTAGATATTTTAGTCCAGCAGGAGGCGTCTATGATGGACAATCTTCTAAAGGCCCTTGGATATTTTAAGGGAGAGGAAGAAATCCTCATTGTCACCTGTGATATACCTCTAATCAATAGGGATGTGGTGGATAACTTTATTCATACAGCTTTAGCTTTAAAGGTAGATATCGCCTATCCCATTGTAGAAAAAAGCCTTTGTCAGAAATTTTATCCCCAGGTAAAAAGAACCTATGTCCATCTAAAGGATGGTAGTTTTACAGGGGGCAACATGATTCTGTTGGCACCAACAGTTCTTAATAAAATTCAGCAAACTGCTAGGCTAATGATAGAAAACAGAAAAAAGCCAATTAGCATGTGTCGAGTGCTGGGCTTTCCATTTATTATAGCGTTATTGATGAGGAGACTTACTATACTAGGACTAGAAGGCTACATACAAAAAAAATTCCATATAAGGGCCAAGACCATTATTAGCCAAGACCCGGAAATAGCCAACGACATTGATAAGCTGGAAGACATCTTAATATTAGAAAAATATTTGTAG
- a CDS encoding GerAB/ArcD/ProY family transporter, translated as MFLNNDKISISQMVSIIILTIVGSGILTLPRELIEVAGSDGWLILIVGGLTVIGVSLVHGYIIRSFPGKSFFQILTLTLTKPIAYIVGIYTIVYFIGGTGYIIRIFAMTVNALLLPQTPPELTGLAVLLISAYLGRQGIEVLGRMAEFIIIPLSVVTLALFMLSWGHAQPSNLLPVLQTSPFEIIRGIPVVLFSFLGFELLLIFGGFIDKPKKSTKVGAIAIVMVLLLYQILNASTLVTLGQQQTKELLWPVINTFKSIELPGAFIEDVQVVVITLWIVTIFMTIAPFHLGATLLTMELAGGKEHSYYALLPLPFIGVVAAWDTSIADVYESLGTFSDYTVYGVILLVPLGILISMIIRGRKNKEDKVA; from the coding sequence ATGTTTTTAAATAATGATAAAATATCGATTTCTCAAATGGTTAGCATAATTATATTGACCATTGTGGGCTCGGGGATTTTGACCTTACCTCGGGAATTAATAGAGGTGGCTGGTTCAGATGGATGGTTGATATTAATCGTAGGAGGATTGACAGTGATAGGAGTATCTCTTGTTCATGGCTATATTATAAGATCTTTTCCAGGAAAGAGTTTTTTTCAAATCCTCACTTTAACCCTAACAAAACCTATAGCTTATATTGTAGGGATATACACCATCGTTTACTTTATAGGGGGAACGGGATATATAATCCGAATATTTGCAATGACAGTAAATGCCTTGCTCCTTCCTCAAACCCCTCCTGAACTTACGGGATTGGCAGTTTTACTTATATCAGCCTATCTAGGGAGACAGGGGATAGAAGTGCTGGGAAGAATGGCAGAATTTATAATAATACCATTGTCAGTTGTTACATTAGCTTTATTTATGTTATCCTGGGGACATGCACAACCATCCAATCTTCTACCTGTTCTTCAAACCTCTCCTTTTGAAATTATTCGTGGGATACCTGTAGTACTGTTTAGTTTTTTAGGCTTTGAGCTTTTGTTGATTTTTGGGGGGTTTATAGATAAGCCTAAAAAATCTACAAAGGTGGGGGCTATTGCTATTGTTATGGTATTGTTGTTATATCAAATTCTAAATGCCTCTACCTTAGTAACCTTGGGTCAACAACAAACAAAAGAGCTTTTATGGCCAGTTATAAACACCTTTAAAAGCATAGAACTTCCCGGGGCCTTTATAGAAGATGTACAGGTTGTTGTCATCACCCTATGGATAGTTACTATCTTTATGACTATAGCCCCTTTTCATTTAGGAGCTACACTATTAACGATGGAACTGGCTGGGGGGAAGGAACATAGTTACTATGCCCTCCTACCCTTGCCCTTTATTGGTGTTGTTGCAGCATGGGATACCAGTATAGCTGATGTCTATGAAAGCTTAGGAACGTTTTCTGATTACACAGTCTACGGGGTGATACTTCTTGTACCTTTAGGAATCCTCATATCCATGATCATTAGAGGTAGAAAAAACAAAGAGGATAAAGTAGCATAG
- a CDS encoding Ger(x)C family spore germination protein — protein sequence MRKKMILLMVLAIAIVLTGCWDAIEIDKRGYVMVLGVDKYEAPSPQEEEEVMAEAPRVPKDTPRNRYSFTYVLPNLSFINGEGGDANIVYSTVGESLYGATRILSTRINRQVFFGHMKVVVIDEKVARDAHMFQETLDAIERDPLISRRVHIAITPNTAKEVLGIEPQINPMTGDFLKDLFLNKDRSPRSGGGVIGDIFEELRRWGNIVIPRIVPGEEDIKVAGSAVFKDYQMVGWLGEVETRALEILRGTARPGGLTVRYQNDTEYIVPVDLIYLSSITELDDTSDKIKIKKEIRTEGNIQQFAFLTENDLLESQIITEIEALVSEKLEKELKDTIEKLQKEFEVDVLGIDDYISKYYPKFWAEVEEDWQEIFPNIEIEVDVNTIIRRMGLTK from the coding sequence ATGAGAAAGAAAATGATACTATTGATGGTTCTAGCTATAGCTATAGTATTAACGGGTTGTTGGGATGCTATTGAAATTGATAAAAGGGGATATGTAATGGTATTGGGGGTAGATAAATATGAAGCACCATCTCCACAGGAGGAAGAAGAAGTAATGGCGGAGGCCCCCCGTGTCCCTAAGGATACCCCAAGAAATAGATATTCCTTCACCTATGTTTTACCTAACCTTTCCTTTATTAACGGAGAAGGAGGAGATGCTAATATTGTTTATAGTACAGTAGGTGAAAGCCTCTATGGGGCTACTCGGATATTAAGCACCCGTATTAACCGCCAGGTTTTTTTTGGTCATATGAAGGTTGTAGTAATAGATGAAAAGGTAGCTAGAGATGCCCATATGTTTCAAGAGACTTTAGATGCTATAGAAAGGGATCCCCTTATTAGTAGAAGGGTGCATATAGCTATTACCCCCAATACCGCCAAAGAGGTGTTAGGGATAGAGCCTCAAATAAATCCAATGACAGGAGACTTTTTGAAGGATTTATTTCTAAACAAGGATCGTTCTCCTCGCTCTGGAGGGGGTGTCATAGGAGATATTTTTGAGGAGCTTCGGCGATGGGGGAATATAGTAATACCACGGATAGTTCCAGGAGAAGAAGATATTAAGGTGGCAGGTTCAGCTGTTTTTAAAGATTATCAAATGGTGGGATGGCTGGGTGAAGTAGAAACAAGGGCTTTAGAAATTCTAAGAGGGACTGCTAGACCGGGAGGACTAACTGTACGATATCAAAATGATACTGAATATATTGTTCCTGTGGATTTAATCTATCTATCTTCTATAACGGAGCTAGATGACACCAGTGATAAAATTAAGATTAAAAAAGAGATTAGGACAGAGGGAAACATTCAACAATTTGCATTTCTTACAGAAAATGATTTGCTGGAATCCCAGATTATTACAGAAATAGAAGCTTTGGTATCGGAGAAATTGGAGAAAGAATTGAAGGATACCATTGAAAAACTCCAAAAGGAATTTGAAGTGGATGTCCTAGGGATAGATGATTATATCAGTAAGTATTACCCAAAGTTTTGGGCTGAGGTGGAGGAGGATTGGCAGGAGATTTTTCCTAACATAGAGATCGAAGTCGATGTAAATACAATAATACGTCGTATGGGATTAACTAAATAA